In Fimbriimonadia bacterium, a genomic segment contains:
- the trmFO gene encoding methylenetetrahydrofolate--tRNA-(uracil(54)-C(5))-methyltransferase (FADH(2)-oxidizing) TrmFO — MEERITILGGGFAGVEAAWAAAQRGVCVRLIEMRPETMTPAHKSGLLCELVCSNSFKSALPDSPSGELKAEMEMLGSLVIPVARQFAVPAGEALAVDREQFASEITRRIEAHPLIEVLRTEAAEIPADRPLVIATGPLTSDRLCQAIGRLTGRQHLYFYDAVSPTVEASSLDHSVVFPQSRYDKSGGDYLNCPMTEDQYEAFVDALLTAEQVPLHDFEQPQYFEGCLPIEEIARRGRRSLAFGNFKPVGLTNPGSSDRLYAVVQLRPENLDKTLYSLVGCQTRMKWGEQRRVFRMIPGLEQAEFVRYGVIHRNTYLDSPRLLFPTLQFRRDDGLFFAGQLVGVEGYIESAAAGIVAGINAARMVRGCGPVTPPRESMIGALLDYVASCPAKEFAPMNANWGLLPDPEPPIRDKQQRRMAKLGAARDAIRQFVREELGEI, encoded by the coding sequence ATGGAAGAAAGGATCACGATCCTAGGCGGCGGGTTCGCCGGAGTGGAGGCAGCATGGGCGGCTGCGCAGCGTGGCGTGTGCGTGCGCCTGATCGAAATGCGTCCCGAGACCATGACCCCGGCGCACAAGAGCGGGCTTCTGTGCGAACTCGTGTGCAGCAACTCGTTCAAGTCCGCGCTTCCGGACAGTCCTTCCGGCGAGCTGAAGGCCGAGATGGAGATGCTGGGCTCGCTGGTGATCCCGGTCGCCCGCCAGTTCGCTGTACCTGCCGGCGAGGCGCTCGCGGTGGATCGCGAGCAGTTTGCATCCGAGATCACGCGCCGCATCGAGGCCCATCCTCTGATCGAAGTTTTGCGAACGGAGGCCGCCGAGATCCCAGCCGATCGCCCATTGGTGATTGCGACGGGCCCACTCACCTCCGACCGGCTCTGCCAAGCCATCGGGCGACTCACGGGACGGCAGCACCTGTACTTCTATGATGCGGTGTCACCAACCGTGGAGGCATCCAGCCTCGACCACTCGGTCGTCTTCCCACAGTCGCGCTACGACAAGAGCGGTGGCGACTATCTGAACTGCCCAATGACCGAGGACCAATACGAGGCGTTCGTAGACGCCCTTCTGACAGCCGAGCAGGTTCCGCTGCACGATTTCGAGCAGCCGCAGTACTTCGAGGGCTGCCTACCCATCGAAGAGATAGCGCGCCGTGGTCGGCGTTCGCTGGCATTCGGCAACTTCAAGCCTGTTGGTCTGACCAACCCGGGGTCGAGCGACAGACTGTACGCCGTTGTGCAACTTAGACCAGAGAACTTAGACAAAACACTCTATAGCTTGGTCGGGTGTCAGACCCGGATGAAGTGGGGGGAGCAACGCCGCGTGTTCCGGATGATTCCTGGGCTGGAGCAGGCGGAGTTCGTGCGCTACGGCGTCATCCACCGCAACACATATCTGGACTCACCCAGGCTGCTGTTCCCGACGCTACAGTTTCGTAGGGACGACGGGCTATTCTTCGCCGGGCAGTTGGTGGGCGTAGAGGGCTACATCGAGTCTGCGGCTGCCGGCATCGTCGCAGGCATAAACGCAGCACGTATGGTTCGAGGATGCGGACCGGTTACGCCGCCTCGCGAGAGCATGATTGGCGCTCTGTTGGACTACGTGGCCTCCTGTCCGGCCAAGGAGTTTGCCCCGATGAACGCCAACTGGGGGCTGCTTCCCGATCCCGAGCCACCGATACGGGACAAGCAGCAGCGACGCATGGCTAAGCTGGGTGCCGCACGGGACGCCATACGGCAGTTCGTTCGTGAGGAGTTGGGCGAGATCTGA
- a CDS encoding tyrosine recombinase XerC encodes MDEAIERFLGHLATSRAAHTVKAYATDLAQFAEVCDQAGVRSPEAVRPEHVRRFLRAFSHAKASTPARKLYAVRSFYRFLRSRGMVERDPTLEVEAPIRRERLPKALTARQAAQLVEGVQGGEPTALRDRAALELLYGAGLRVQELCNLNVSDLDITAGTCRVLGKGSKERIAVFGRAATEALVEYVAHGRPKLLSKRVEPALFLNSKGGRLTVRSIHRLAQRAAAKVGLRAGPHTLRHSFATHLLDGGADLRSVQELLGHARIQTTQVYTHLSIERLRKAYEQAHPRAEEAEE; translated from the coding sequence ATGGATGAAGCCATCGAGCGGTTCCTCGGGCACCTGGCGACGAGTCGCGCGGCGCATACTGTGAAGGCATATGCGACGGACCTCGCCCAGTTTGCCGAGGTGTGTGACCAAGCCGGAGTCCGTTCGCCGGAGGCGGTGCGCCCCGAACACGTGCGTAGGTTCCTGCGCGCCTTCTCTCACGCGAAAGCCTCGACCCCGGCGCGAAAGCTCTACGCCGTTCGCAGCTTCTACCGCTTTCTCCGCTCGCGGGGCATGGTCGAGAGAGACCCGACACTAGAGGTCGAGGCGCCCATCCGCCGCGAGCGGCTGCCGAAGGCGCTGACCGCGAGGCAAGCTGCTCAGTTGGTCGAGGGCGTGCAGGGAGGGGAACCAACGGCGCTGCGGGATCGCGCTGCGCTGGAACTGCTGTACGGCGCCGGCCTCCGAGTACAGGAATTGTGCAATTTGAACGTGTCGGACCTCGACATAACTGCCGGCACCTGTCGCGTGCTGGGCAAAGGGTCGAAGGAGCGGATTGCTGTATTTGGTCGAGCAGCAACAGAAGCACTGGTCGAGTATGTCGCGCACGGGAGACCGAAGCTACTATCGAAACGGGTAGAGCCGGCCTTGTTCCTGAACTCGAAGGGTGGCCGGCTGACGGTACGGTCCATACACCGGCTGGCTCAGAGGGCGGCGGCAAAAGTGGGACTTCGCGCCGGGCCTCACACGTTGCGCCACTCGTTTGCGACGCACCTGCTGGATGGCGGTGCGGACCTAAGGAGCGTGCAGGAACTTCTGGGGCATGCGCGGATCCAGACGACGCAGGTGTATACGCACCTGAGTATCGAGCGCCTACGCAAGGCATACGAACAGGCCCATCCGCGGGCCGAGGAGGCAGAGGAATGA
- a CDS encoding DUF885 domain-containing protein — MMNDATVVDRLCDEVVDSELRRSPEFATYAGVHDYDDEVTDHSPAAVQAAIRERAGQARRLEAIEPTGLDEHGALDRDLTLAFLRGQLVYEEEVRLSARTPDEILGSFCWGLFTPSKRTFAPAEVRMGNVTSRLEKFPAVAEAARARLTDPSRIPMDIAVNSIRDTIPFLENSLPAAFAGVQDAAMQVRLRSAIEAAASEYRRLAAWCEEKKAVATPEFAIGEKAYESYMRQAELIDMPLGDVFEIGRRELDRLSEVFVATCSEIDASATPAEVFETLSKDHPSADDLLTYTSSLLEDLRAFCVEREILTFPSEVRCTVEPTPEFFRELTFASMDTPGPFEQNSTEAYYNVTTALPEWDADTIEQHMRSYNRYTLTSTSVHEAYPGHYTQFLHQHLWGSRARKLFGSYSAVEGWAHYVEEMVIEQGLNGGDARFHLGQIQEALLRACRLVVGIGMHTGEMSYEEAVSVFQKKGYLEPVNAVREARRGTVDPFYSSYTLGKLMMLKLREDFMAQNRGASLKEFHDRFLRIGTPPIPLVRKKMLGEVGRPL; from the coding sequence GTCGTTGACAGCGAGCTTCGCCGAAGCCCCGAGTTTGCAACCTATGCGGGCGTTCACGACTACGATGACGAAGTGACCGACCATTCCCCCGCCGCGGTGCAGGCCGCGATTCGCGAGCGTGCCGGGCAGGCGCGCCGACTGGAGGCGATAGAGCCCACGGGTCTGGACGAGCACGGTGCGCTCGACCGAGACCTAACACTGGCATTCCTTCGCGGACAACTCGTGTACGAAGAGGAAGTGCGCCTGAGCGCGCGCACGCCCGACGAGATCCTAGGTAGCTTCTGCTGGGGTCTGTTCACGCCTTCGAAGCGAACCTTCGCACCGGCCGAGGTGCGAATGGGAAACGTCACCTCTCGCCTCGAGAAGTTCCCCGCTGTGGCCGAGGCTGCGCGGGCGCGCCTAACCGACCCATCGCGCATTCCGATGGACATCGCTGTCAACTCGATTCGAGACACGATTCCCTTCTTGGAAAACTCACTCCCAGCGGCATTCGCGGGGGTGCAGGATGCTGCGATGCAAGTGCGGCTGCGAAGTGCGATCGAGGCCGCGGCCAGCGAGTATCGCCGGCTGGCAGCGTGGTGCGAAGAGAAGAAGGCTGTCGCCACACCCGAGTTCGCCATCGGGGAAAAGGCTTACGAGTCTTACATGCGGCAGGCCGAGCTGATTGACATGCCACTCGGTGACGTGTTCGAGATCGGACGGCGAGAGTTGGATCGGCTCAGCGAAGTCTTCGTCGCCACATGCAGCGAGATCGATGCTTCGGCAACACCTGCCGAGGTGTTCGAGACTCTCTCGAAAGACCATCCGTCCGCCGATGATCTGCTGACATACACGTCCAGTCTGCTGGAGGACCTTCGAGCTTTCTGCGTGGAGAGAGAGATACTAACATTCCCGAGCGAGGTGCGGTGTACGGTAGAACCCACACCGGAGTTCTTTCGCGAGCTGACCTTTGCCAGCATGGACACGCCGGGCCCGTTCGAGCAGAACTCGACGGAGGCATACTACAACGTTACGACCGCGCTGCCGGAGTGGGACGCCGACACCATCGAGCAGCATATGCGCTCGTATAATCGCTACACACTAACATCCACGAGCGTGCACGAAGCCTATCCCGGCCACTACACACAATTCCTACACCAACACCTATGGGGGTCGAGAGCACGCAAGTTATTCGGATCCTACTCCGCGGTAGAGGGGTGGGCGCACTATGTGGAGGAGATGGTGATCGAGCAGGGGCTGAACGGGGGTGATGCTAGGTTTCACCTCGGGCAGATTCAGGAGGCGCTGCTGCGAGCCTGTAGGCTGGTGGTAGGCATCGGCATGCACACAGGTGAAATGAGCTATGAGGAGGCAGTGAGCGTATTCCAGAAGAAAGGCTACCTGGAACCCGTGAACGCGGTGCGAGAGGCGCGACGCGGCACCGTGGACCCGTTCTACAGCAGCTACACGCTCGGCAAGCTGATGATGTTGAAGCTGCGAGAAGACTTCATGGCGCAGAATCGTGGCGCATCCCTGAAGGAGTTCCACGATAGGTTCCTGCGTATCGGCACTCCTCCCATCCCTCTGGTTCGCAAGAAGATGCTGGGCGAGGTAGGCCGGCCACTGTAA